The Ptychodera flava strain L36383 chromosome 14, AS_Pfla_20210202, whole genome shotgun sequence genome segment TGAAAAGGTGTCGAAATTATTCCTCTGGTATTGATTCGCATGTTTTTTACAGAGCTCGCTTTTACGTTGTTAGccttttctattcaaattagataaacataattaTGCCAGCATAAGTCGCATAAACGCTAGAAGCGAGGACTGCGTTCCTTTTTGAAGACAGCTTACAAACTGCAATTTACCGGTGGTACACATTATGTTTGAAAAGTCCAGGCCCTCAGATGAAAACACAGTGAGAGTGACAGTCACTGAAGGAAGAcaattttcacgaaaacaagGATAGCTCTCACTGCGAGTTGTCGTTGTAAGGCAACCAACGCCAATATCGTAATCCCCATCCTATGTTACTGCAGACATGCCTTCAAAATGACTAAGCTGAAACAGTTTTGTGGCCATcgctgaatttttttaaagggatatatatatatatatatatatatatatatatatatatatatatatatatatatatatatatatatatatatatatatatatatgtgtgtgtgtgtgtgtcacttTAAAATCTTATCATTTAATGGCCAAAACAGTGaccatgaaatttaaatttccattTCCACATAAATGTTGGTATTTTAGTCCTGTTTGTGTAGCGTAGCCTCCGtcgattttaaatttcactgaacGAACGCGGCGAACAATGATTGCTTCCTTTCTCCCTGTTTCTCTTCGTCTCTTTGTCCATCTACATGTATCTTCTGTCTTATCTTCATACACAGTCGCTGTCACAAAGAGAATCTATCTATCCACTCAcatgatctatctatctagctatttgtctgtctgtttttattatttACGCTAATGGCAAATACTGGTAGAGAAGTTTTATAGCTTGTTCCTTTGTGAAAAAACACTTCGAATGACAATCACTGGAAGAAACTGGATTGCAAAATGAATTGCCCGGTCAACTTCCGTTGTCGCACAAAGACGATCTCGTTTGTGTGAAACAGAGGACAAGGCGACatttcacttttatatgatatccgatatttacggctactagactatacaatatcgaaattaGATTGGCTTAGTCAGATCTATAAATGgctgaaatctctgatatatatcggatatttacgcgccattttactgaatctagtatcgtctagtatcgaagctaaagtcagtccttggaagtcgggtttggccagaactgtgaggcggtgaaatctccgatatatatcggatatttacgcgccattttactgaatctagtatcgtctagtatcgaagctagagtcagtccttggaagtcgggtttggccagaactgtgaggtggtgaaatctccgatatatatcggatatttacgcgcgattgactgaatctagtatcgtctagtatcgatattagagtcccgaaatcgccggcCGGTAAATATCgtgtaaatatcggagatttcacagatccggcgtgctgagacacaaggcaagtagttctagtatcgtctggtatcgatgttagagtccccaaatcgccgagaaatatcgggtaaatatcggagatttcacagatccggtgtgccgaggcacagggcaagtcattcttgtatcgtctagtatcgatattagagtccccaaatcgccgaaaaatatcggataaatatcggagatttcacagatccagcgtgccgaggcacaaggcaagtcatgcaagtatcatctagtatcgatattagagtccctaaatcgccgataaatatcgggtaaatatcggagatttcacagatccagcgagccgaggcacagggcaagtaattctagtatattctagtatcgatattagagtccccaaatcgccgaaaaaataTCGGGTATCCTAAATATCGTCGATTTCACAGACGCGGCTTCCCATGGAACAACCgcagttcattctagtatcgtctagtatcgatacttgtcccgaaatcgtcaaacttcgatactagatagtaaatatccgatatttaaaaattgtgcaaagtcgcgccttcatggtgAAACATTGCCGCTCTAAAGATACCCAACGTTTTATTCAGATCAGAAGGCATCCATGACCCACTGGGTTTAATCTCCGCTCCTGCTAAACAATAGCATCTCGTTGGCGTGTACACATGGTAAAAATAATCGATCTTTATTTCTAAGTTTCTCGAAAGAAGTTCAGCATTGTAATGAAGTGAAACTTTGATCAGAAACTTTGAAATAATCTGCCTCGTAGTCGTTTTCGGGGCAAGGATATGGTGAACAGTAGGACGCTCGTTAGCTTCATTGCTTGTCAACAAGCAGAGGGTATGCaggatcaaaatgtcagaaaataaaatcttccggGGATGTTACTTTACTACATTGCAAGTTATTGATGCTATGCTcggacatagaccctcgagggtctatggctcgGAGAAGTGTTTTAGCATTCACAGAAGGTCGATCGACACTCTTTAGCAACAGTAAAATTGCGCACATGCACACGTCACTGATATGAAAACCTAGCTACGGGTGAGAAGTGAGCCTTCACGATAAGTGCAGGTATAATGTGATTTCAAAACAATGGAAAAAAGTCCATTGAAATTTGCGGTGTAAATTTTCTTCTGTAGTACTGTTTGATGCGGACCATCGCTGGTGCAGTCAGTCAAAAATAAAGTCGTAGTCTTACACCATGTAGCTAGACACGGATCTGGATCCATGCTTACACCGATACGTTGTACCGCTGTATAAACCACTGATGATTTATACACATCTAGGTACGCATAATCGGGTGCCAATGTACTCCTGCATTGCACGGCCAAAACCGGTATCGATTTATCAACGCGTGACAGTCCCTCCTCCAAGCAAGAGACGTCCTTTTCCAGCTCCATGGGTCAACCCATGGAGGTAAGGGTCAGCCACAGTCCGTATCGTGTTGAGGATTTGAGGGTGAGCATATCAAGGTCCGCATTGCCATAATGCTGGCCAGAAAATTCATCGTCAATAATCCCCTCATTAACTGATACTGTGGGCAAACTAACTTCATTTACACTTCGCCGCGAAATGCATAAAGGTGGCGCTTTTCGCATCTGATTAACAGGCGTTAATAGGTGTCAAGTTAGCATCGGGGAAGTTGTAATGTTACAtattgaataagaggcattttaattttgtgaatcatgtttttaatcacatttttgagtgtcagtctttcaacccatgccattttagtattttttttacttaaattaatttttatcattaataccaaaatttaggTGTTTTACACCAAATATACaaccccttcatccttcgagtaaactgtTGCTACCAtagtaaactttagattctctgctttttgaaaatatatagtatgaaagTGTTTTCTTGTCATGTtaaatgagaaatattcctttgaataaaactgtgttggcaacatgaaGATCCACCTTAAGCTAACTTGGCCAGATGGTGAcctatgaacttggcaggataaggggtTCACATTGTTCTCATTGCCATATTGGACTGTGACAGTGTGCCAACAAAAAACTTCCTGCAATTTTTACAAATGAATGAGTCCACAGTTGACCAGAACATCAAGAAAACCAATGAGAAGATCAACATGAATGTGAACACGTTGTATACCTTTGTATTGCTGAGAAAATTTGATGTTCCATTCAAAAGCGACGTAAATAACTGTTGTTTCTTGCTGTATAGTTGAACATTACATGTTTGAAGATATGGCTGATAAATTTTTaactttgtcaaaatttgtaacaaagcAGAAAACAGTAAATTATACAGCTGTTCAAATTAATACATgtaagtgaaaaaaattgtaaaaaagagATTTACCAGATGTCATTTGTAAGTACCGTATGCTATATAAATGGAAAAAAGACTTGCCTTGTCAATGTATTGGAATTACTTGCCCAGCACAAGGTACATCgctaaaaatattcattttactGTGTAAGGCAAGCCGTACGTGACCACTTTGATATTTTGGTCATTTGCAGACGAAACCTGATCGGTTGGCAATGACTTCGTTAAAAGTTTCCCTCCTGTTGTTAGTGGTGTGCGTGCTAGCGGTGTGCCATGCTGAGAAAAAAGACAAGAAACTACAGATAGGCGTTAAGAAGAGGGTAGAAAATTGCACAGTGAAGTCAAAGAAAGGAGACACATTGCACATGCACTATGAAGTAAGTGGCTTAACCAGTTGAAAGCCCTcgacactgagggcgctgtgcGTGTGATGTATGGGAATTGATCAAACAGAACATGACTGATTTCTGGAACATTGAGTGAGATGGCATGAATTGAGACCTTTATCTGCATGCGAAATTATGTTAAATGAGACAAAATATGCTTGCCAACTGAATTGCTGCTTTGtcactttttttttcctttagtCATATTTATTGTCAAACCATGATGATGCCAAGAAGAAATGTGTGTGTACATTATTACATCAAAAGTTTTGATTATAAATCAATAATAGAGTTGTAATTCAAAGAACTTGTAAATAACCAGACTATCTGTTTATACTTGTATTCAATGGTTATGATTAAAAGATAGAGAATTGCTATATTTTTAAATTCTGTTCCTGGTAGCAATATGGCGTACGCTCATTTTCTACCCTTTTAATTAATACATTGTAAAAGTTGATGGTTGAAATGATATGATGGTACAATCCATCTCAACTTTAGGCATCGCAGCAGTTGTGATCGTTTTATTGTATCCACCAATGAAATACATGTGAATGTGAAAAATAGCAGTTTGCACATGCTGGCCCCGttttttgctttgtttgctCCTCAACAGCTGCAGCATTCAGCTGTGAAATGTGCATATTGCAGTTTTGTACGCTGTGTGACACCACAGAGTAAAGAGATCCATGACTGAACCGATCCTTATCTCAGACGTTCAACTGGAGCAAGCTACTAATAATGTATGATTAACACTGGAGAGTACAATGGCATGAAGATTTCCGTAATCATATGTATATGTGACTTCAACAATCTCAAGATGTGAGAATAACACACAACACACCTCCCCCACTTTTATTCCCATCTTTGTCATGAGTCAAGCACCTTGCATGTCTAGTCAGTGCAAATGCGAAAACAATTTACGGTCATCAAGCCGTGTCTACTGAAAGATCCATCATTAGAGGATGCTGTCTACGCTTGCACCCTATAATGatagatctttcagtctacaggACATACGAAATGATCATAAAAATTTGGGGATGAGGGCTTTGCCAAGACAGCATAACAGAGTGAGACCAGTCATTTTCTTAATTTCCCTTTCTTCATCAGGGCAAGCTTGAAGATGGCACAGAATTTGACAGCAGCATACCAAGGGGGGAGCCATTTGTTTTCACGCTGGGCAGTGGGCAAGTTATCAAAGGCTGGGACCAGGGTTTAATAGGGTAAGTTTTGTACACCAGAAAGGGGACGTTACAGCACTTCACAATTTCATTCAGTACTTTATTTAGCGAATGAGAATTTGTCAGAAATCAGTGTGGTTTCCAACGTGACAGGCATTGTTGGATGTACACCAGTAGAAACTGGCCTGGGTTGCTTACCGTAATGTATCGCCCATGCCAATATGATGAGCCACTGACAGGTAGCTGGTAGGGGGTTCTCTTTAAGTGACAGAAATACCATTCTACGTGTATCAGATCTTGGTTACTATTGCAGTATAAGCTGATCACATTTAGGCTGTCATTCCCGTCCAACGATAAAGAGCCCAATAATTCTACATGCTAGAGGGCGCTACAATCTTAGCAGTGAGGTGAGACTACAAATGCATGCAGTTCACTCAGTAGTTTTTCATAACACCACAGTCAAGTCTACAGCTCTCAACTCAAAGACTTTGGCAGGTCTTGTCAGCTTATACTTTATAGATCTGAAAGGGATTGTACATCCATTAGCTAGAACATTTGCAGTATAGTCTTCCACCCAGTGGGATTGAAACTAAAGTACTGTCAAGGATTTCCTTTTACCGGTAGATTTTAGTGTCACATAGTAGAAAGTTTGCACCAAGTTGTAATGGAAAAAAGTCTCACAAAGGGCCGTGCTTTTATCAATGTTAATCACAACATCTGTCTTTGGAGCTTAAGCTCCTGCAGACAACATATCTATCGTTCCATCTGGCTGTTTGTAGAGTTCATGGTGATCTACATTCATCGATGGAAAGCCAACAGATTTGTTTGGGCCAAATAAAATAGGAATTCAGGAATTAAGGTGAAGTCAGGCAATGGACAATGGCCGAAAGACGcctgacaaattttttttgcaaaattttcaagtaatCTAAACATGTCAGAAAATTAAACACACACGCATATGAGTTTAAAGACCTCTATATGCAGGAAAATGAATTACAACTACACATGCACAGATACTTGAACATATTTTCTTCATGAAGCAGTGCAGATCAAATAACCCAGGTTTCAATGTCAAAAGGCGCGTGGAGGATGAGTATTTTATGCCCTGTCTGTCTTCATTGATTTGTTGTTGTCTTGGTGACATCCAAGAAAAGAGACGACTTCGTTGCTAGGTGTTCTTGTGTTCATTTCTCCACATCCTCTTCTATTGCATACATTTCATGGCAACCTGTTTGTGCAGGCCTCGGTTGAGGGAATATGCAAACTGGATGTGTTTAACAGTTTGGGGATAGGGTAGAGGCGCTGTTATTGCTGTGTTGTGCGGTAGTTGATAAGAAGGATCATATATGTGTTGTTAGGCAAATACTTATTCTGGTCATTGCTTTCATCTCCTCTATCTGTATGTATCCattgaagaagaaaaaacaggaaaaaagagCTAAATTTTAATCCATTATGCTAGGAATTTTCACCGGTAGATCTCTGTCTAAGATAAAAGTGTTTGTGTTAAACCTAGAGATAACACACAACTctgtagatttgttcaaataaatTCAAGGCCAGTGAATGGGATTTGATTTGGCATTCTCATGATCTATTGAGATGTGGATGATTGTCATAACATCTGGGAAACATACGCCTTATCTCAAGTGTCTCGCCACCGTACAGTGTGTATGGTTTGAGTTCTCAAAGATTTGGCTAATTTACATGAAATCTTGCTCTCACGTAAACAAGCTGCAAACGCTTGGAAAAATAAAAGCAGCAACAATTTGCAACACAAACTGGATGAAATTctcatgataatgatgatgataatctCTCTGCCATGGCAATAGTAGCAGTCCTGCACTGGCTAGCTTTGAACATGTTCACTGAAGTCATGCTACTTAGAAAACTAGGTTTTATTGCTGGACAAGACTGTCTTCTTCTCTCTTTGATGTCAATGTCTGCTGAAGtcaaaaacacatttatttgATATGGTTTACATCTTCCCCCTCTACAGTCTATGCATGAACACATATTCCATTTGATCTCAACTTTCATAATTGCCTTTTTTTTCTCCCTTCAGAATGTGTGAGGGTGAAAAAAGGAAGTTAGTTATCCCATCTGAATTAGGATATGGGGAGAGGGGAGCCCCTCCAAAAATTCCAGGTAAGGCTGTCCACACTGTTTTGTCACAGTACATCCAAgtgatgaactttgaccttttgTGCCCTTTGACACCATTCATGGCCAATGTTTTCTTATCTGTTATTGCCAGACGAAAAGATTTGTAtcacagtaagtgagactacccacaattccccttgatttgtgtgttcagacattatttgctaaaggcttcttcaattttatcagtttctgaacgatttgaaacttagaatttaatttaaggattattggttaaaactatgttccaaaattattgatcatgtttaaaattcaggagtaaattgaataagaattcgatgtttgaaggtgctaaaaattgtacacttgtcaaggtaaagttatcagcaactaagatggtctcatcataccacctgtcagacatgttaatttcctttgttacaaacattcaaaaaaatcaataccctttcttttgccaacacagatgcaacttattcccttagtttccttgaaaatattgcatatggctgtcaaaaatctatgttgacaaaatcacaaaattgctatctcctctgcagaaaaggggttgatcttctcattattcacagtgagaaattagagaattatgattatcaaaactatggtcccagaattttcAAATATGGACCTAGCTGTTCTGTGTAAAGAAGAAATTTTCTTCAGTTCAGTAAGTGATCTCCatgtgtacggatcatggagaactgtgggtagcctcacttactgtgcgtaTGTCATATGTCATTCCCGACTTTGTTCAGAACAACACTAAAGTGCTAGAACACAGTCCAATAGGTTCTGAGACCTCACAACTACTGATGataaacaaaaaattttaaaacagtgtcactgcatcctatactagatttttttgaaaatgttgttaCTGAAAGGTAAATGTTTATTCctgcaaaatgtaatttttagctactatagactatagtctatagaagctattgggatgggtatctgtccggtgtcagtctgtatgtatgtatgtatgtatgtatgtatgta includes the following:
- the LOC139149838 gene encoding peptidyl-prolyl cis-trans isomerase FKBP2-like, whose product is MTSLKVSLLLLVVCVLAVCHAEKKDKKLQIGVKKRVENCTVKSKKGDTLHMHYEGKLEDGTEFDSSIPRGEPFVFTLGSGQVIKGWDQGLIGMCEGEKRKLVIPSELGYGERGAPPKIPGGATLIFEVELLKIVRKSEL